A portion of the Anoplopoma fimbria isolate UVic2021 breed Golden Eagle Sablefish chromosome 15, Afim_UVic_2022, whole genome shotgun sequence genome contains these proteins:
- the si:ch211-266o15.1 gene encoding zinc finger MYM-type protein 4 isoform X1, producing the protein MSTPKDGEEAAKHTHEERLSRVFDEVMGLGDFADSSIGSASSSRSGGQDEAKGVDETSGRDEQQPVEEEDSNGSSKEEKMDEGTGESSCPRSSSPSTVRPSMFTLGTSKRGGGGGGGGGGSSGGAACDDALDGLPSFGPEEEEEEEEEDEEDEDWHLALPNAGKAKRKAVQTGVGSNTAPGQPFALQPREEEEDVEEEQEREGSTESANTSHSSKDHTPDNSRDGGVLNQTEETEDSQEGERSEAAPMEDSNPPLSTAINIKDEPIDEGYDNALLPQSSIRQIKEELENQEEELRISSVYSVGGGNAFTSPTVPAAVPAPPTTAIFIPGRGAVLQAMAPFPLRPTAPIPSSLPALAPAPLRPPPPSVPGSVRCSGCSKVLLKGQTAFQRKGSTQLFCSTVCLTGHLPAANKNRSCFQCNREILQPRDMITIPGDDNTYINFCGQFCLSVFRHKKKTSDKIPERRLEKKPEKPPEKPVERPPDKPVCSVCRVSNRQIEHEVTHQGRLHRLCSDACFVTWRKMRHLAMNCCEGCGLYCSSSSGSCQTLTIERTQLNFCGPTCISTYKQNCRKTVECAYCHKMAIVSFTIMERDQRGKVQLYCSSACVEQSRPPRHILTGTAFPCCLCKVSAVPQYHLAMVDGTIRNFCSYDCVTIYRKSGANSQPDLINGTSVLRDPSLRDAPRQGPSAGASSVPPIPQDHPSSVPYQGHHPSHTSVPPLVPPFPAMSSPSVPGPAQARAPAGQPLKPAEGGPSDPSKLTCHQCSKQFNIKPLLFSHQGHISMFCSKTCCEQYKTQKNILIMCEFCKQEKVLFDTISYNQQDLLFCGESCKQLFKHDLTSRNKEHPWRPCTYCAGISQKMLHSHYGGRMEEFCRPHCMSQYTVLYYGMGRCDGCRKQSYMTEKLQCLGSVRNFCNLPCLLQYCYLHFETSHHSSSNGTGMAPQKPFAPTQPHHSSKMNPVIADVVSLANGSASQPSVSADTALTGALPTSNVDGKNLDHASTQTDAMRVPMPRRRQMKNKSVLCRPFTMDQESMCQLPTPFDDLAALTLPSVSSSAGEEKVKVLMVPVPVPIFIPVPMNMYSQHTPVPMAMPVPVPVPIIVPPQRKDMKDTAVQSEPEAVEEEKQKDGPVTRADQSSSFNGDVKSKVVGPIIREDEETEKAVQANLPHTVSAESSTESTDPQLNTQTEGTTTASDPPSTSAEPQNPSSPMMDLEADIPNEPLDQKSPAPQRGVKRPREGYTSRKRGRRRTVTLNRSPVVTPVASKLNHLYGVKAWRSWVRQQNKHPRESNLVDIKEDVLQCDSAELSFALSHFIRDVRRPNGEAYSPDSIFYLCLGIQQYLFMKGRIENIFTDQLYSQFATKISGMLSLWKPRLLPSGGAVSSRVVESYLWECKQLGAYSPIVLLNTLLFFCTKNFSFTTLAQHQSLSFTNFTRHSKTCNRAGKVHYLRYHRSSPATAHTERFRKRQGEEEEDLEMLENVANPLHCPVRLYEFYLSRCPESVKTRTDVFFLQPEQIVHTTSSHWYTAQPLEAATLQSMLTRILAVREVHQHLQHGAAQHQPSAAADNDSLQ; encoded by the exons ATGTCAACACCTAAAGACGGAGAAGAAGCAGCCAAACATACG CACGAGGAGCGCCTGTCCAGAGTGTTTGACGAAGTGATGGGGCTTGGAGACTTTGCTGACTCCTCCATAGGCTCTGCCAGCTCTTCCCGAAGTGGAGGCCAGGACGAGGCAAAGGGAGTCGACGAAACTTCAGGGCGAGATGAACAACAACCGGTAGAAGAAGAGGATAGCAACGGCAGCagtaaagaagaaaagatggaTGAAGGGACGGGAGAGTCATCCTGTCCTCGCAGTTCCTCCCCTTCCACTGTCCGACCCTCCATGTTTACCTTGGGAACTagcaaaagaggaggaggaggaggaggaggaggaggaggaagtagtGGAGGGGCAGCATGTGACGATGCACTAGATGGCCTTCCTTCGTTTGGgccagaagaagaggaagaagaagaagaagaggatgaagaagatgaagactGGCACTTAGCCTTGCCTAATGCGGGTAAGGCAAAACGAAAAGCAGTCCAAACAGGAGTCGGAAGCAACACAGCTCCAGGCCAACCCTTTGCTCTTCAgcccagagaggaggaagaggatgtggaggaggagcaagagAGGGAAGGGAGCACAGAGTCTGCTAACACCTCCCACTCCTCAAAGGACCACACGCCTGATAACAGCCGAG ATGGAGGCGTCCTGAACCAGACAGAGGAAACTGAAGATAGCCAGGAGGGAGAG AGGTCAGAGGCAGCTCCGATGGAGGACAGTAATCCCCCGTTGTCTACTGCAATCAATATTAAAGATGAGCCCATCGATGAGGGCTACGACAATGCTTTACTGCCTCAGAGCTCCATCAGACAGATcaaagaggagctggagaatCAGGAG gaggagctgaggatcaGCTCCGTCTACTCTGTCGGTGGAGGGAACGCCTTCACGTCGCCTACCG TTCCAGCAGCAGTCCCAGCTCCCCCTACGACGGCCATTTTTATCCCAGGTAGAGGTGCTGTCTTACAAGCCATGGCACCCTTCCCTCTCAGACCCACAGCTCCAATCCCAAGTTCCCTACCAGCTCTGGCACCAGCACCCCTACGCCCACCTCCGCCCTCCGTTCCCGGGAGCGTTCGCTGCAGTGGATGCTCTAAG GTTCTGCTGAAAGGCCAAACAGCGTTCCAAAGAAAAGGTTCGACGCAGCTCTTCTGCTCCACGGTCTGTCTGACCGGCCACCTGCCTGCAGCCAACAAGAACCGATCCTGTTTCCAGTGCAACAG ggaGATCCTTCAGCCCAGGGACATGATCACGATTCCGGGAGACGACAACACCTACATCAACTTCTGTGGCCAGttctgtctgtccgtctttAGACACAAGAAGAAAACGTCTGACAAGATTCCTGAAAGAAGACTAGAGAAGAAACCCGAGAAGCCGCCTGAGAAACCAGTGGAGCGACCGCCAGACAAACCCGTCTGCAGTGTCTGCCGAGTCTCTAATAGG CAGATTGAGCATGAGGTCACCCATCAAGGTCGTCTGCACAGACTCTGCAGTGATGCTTGCTTTGTAACATGGCGCAAGATGCGGCACTTAGCCATGAACTGCTGTGAAGGCTGCGGACTTTACTGTAGCAGCAGCTCAGGCTCCTGTCAGACGCTCACAATCGAAAGAACTCAGCTCAACTTCTGTGGTCCCACCTGTATTAGCACCTACAAACAG aaCTGCAGAAAGACTGTTGAATGTGCCTACTGTCACAAAATGGCAATAGTGTCTTTCACCATCATGGAACGAGACCAAAGGGGCAAAGTCCAGCTGTACTGTTCATCTGCTTGTGTAGAACAAAGTCGACCTCCAAGACACATCCTCACTG GTACTGCATTCCCCTGCTGCCTGTGCAAGGTGTCCGCTGTTCCTCAGTATCATCTGGCCATGGTGGATGGCACCATTCGTAACTTCTGCTCCTATGACTGTGTTACCATATACAGG AAGTCCGGGGCCAATTCTCAGCCGGACCTCATCAATGGAACCTCCGTTCTCAGGGACCCCTCCCTCAGAGATGCCCCCAGACAAGGGCCCTCTGCCGGAGCCAGCTCAGTCCCTCCCATCCCTCAGGACCACCCATCTTCAGTCCCCTACCAGGGCCACCATCCCAGTCATACCTCAGTGCCCCCATTGGTGCCTCCCTTCCCAGCCATgtcctccccctctgtcccaGGGCCAGCTCAGGCCAGAGCACCTGCTGGTCAGCCCCTGAAGCCAGCAGAGGGCGGGCCCAGTGACCCCTCGAAGCTGACCTGCCATCAGTGCAGCAAACAGTTCAACATTAAGCCGCTGCTATTCAGTCACCAA gGTCATATTTCTATGTTCTGCAGTAAGACGTGCTGTGAGCAGTATAAAACCCAGAAGAACATCCTGATTATGTGTGAGTTCTGTAAACAGGAGAAAGTGCTCTTTGACACCATCAGCTACAACCAACAGGACCTGCTCTTCTGTGGTGAAA GCTGTAAGCAACTTTTCAAACATGACCTGACATCTCGTAACAAGGAGCATCCTTGGCGTCCCTGCACCTACTGCGCCGGGATCAGCCAGAAGATGCTGCACAGCCACTACGGAGGCAGGATGGAGGAGTTCTGTAGACCCCACTGCATGTCCCAGTACACTGTGCTCTACTATGGG ATGGGTCGATGTGATGGTTGTAGGAAACAGAGCTACATGACCGAGAAGCTGCAGTGTTTGGGTTCAGTCCGTAATTTCTGCAACCTGCCCTGTCTGCTGCAGTACTGCTACCTGCATTTTGAGACGAGCCACCACAGCAGCAGTAACGGTACTGGAATGGCCCCACAAAAACCATTTG CTCCAACGCAGCCCCACCACTCCTCAAAGATGAACCCTGTCATAGCTGATGTCGTGTCACTGGCCAACGGCTCTGCCTCTCAGCCCAGTGTGTCAGCAGATACTGCTCTTACTG GAGCACTTCCGACCTCCAACGTTGACGGCAAGAACCTAGACCAT GCCAGTACTCAGACGGATGCCATGCGAGTGCCTATGCCCCGTCGACGTCAAATGAAGAATAAGTCAGTTCTATGTCGGCCCTTCACCATGGACCAAGAGAGCATGTGCCAACTGCCCACCCCCTTCGATGATTTAGCAG ctctgaCTCTGCCCTCAGTTAGCTCCTctgcaggagaggagaaggTGAAAGTGTTGATGGTGCCAGTCCCAGTACCGATCTTCATTCCAGTGCCTATGAACATGTACTCCCAGCACACACCTGTTCCTATGGCCATGCCCGTTCCT GTCCCAGTACCCATCATAGTACCACCACAGAGGAAGGACATGAAAGACACAGCAGTACAGTCAGAGCCGGAGGCtgtggaggaagaaaaacagaaagatggGCCTGTTACCAGAGCAG ACCAGAGCAGTTCTTTTAATGGAGACGTGAAGTCCAAGGTGGTCGGTCCCATAATCCGTGAAGATGAGGAAACTGAAAAGGCCGTACAAGCCAACCTGCCACATACTGTAAGTGCAGAGAGCAGCACAGAGTCAACTGATCCCCAACTTAATACCCAGACAGAGGGGACCACGACGGCAAGCGACCCACCATCCACCAGTGCTGAGCCTCAAAATCCCTCCTCTCCAATGATGGACTTGGAGGCTGACATCCCGAATG aACCGTTGGATCAGAAGTCACCTGCTCCACAGAGAGGTGTGAAGAGACCCAGAGAAGGTTACACGAGCCGGAAACGG GGTCGAAGACGAACTGTTACATTGAACCGCAGCCCGGTGGTGACTCCAGTAGCCTCCAAACTGAACCACCTGTACGGGGTTAAAGCCTGGAGGAGTTGGGTCcgacagcaaaacaaacacccTAGAGAAT CCAATCTAGTGGATATTAAAGAAGACGTCCTTCAGTGTGACTCTGCTGAGCTGAGCTTTGCCCTGTCTCACTTCATCAGAGACGTGAGGCGGCCCAATGGAGAGGCCTACAGCCCAGACAGCATCTTCTACCTCTGTCTGGGGATacagcag TATCTGTTCATGAAGGGCCGCATAGAGAACATCTTTACCGACCAGCTGTACAGTCAGTTTGCGACCAAGATCAGCGGGATGCTGTCACTCTGGAAACCTAGACTACTACCTAGTG GCGGTGCTGTCTCCTCCCGTGTGGTGGAGTCCTACCTGTGGGAGTGTAAGCAGCTGGGCGCCTACTCCCCCATAGTGTTGCTCAACACACTGCTCTTCTTCTGCACCAAAAACTTCAGCTTCACCACACTGGCGCAGCACCAAAGCCTCTCCTTTACCAACTTCACGCGACACTCCAAAACCTGCAACCGAGCCGGCAAGGTCCACTACCTCCGATACCACAGAAGCAGCCCTGCCACAGCACACACAG agcgattcagaaaaagacaaggagaggaagaggaggacctcGAGATGCTTGAAAATGTTGCTAACCCTCTACACTGTCCTGTCAGACTCTACGAGTTCTACCTCTCTAGatg CCCTGAGTCGGTGAAGACCAGAACTGACGTGTTTTTCCTGCAGCCTGAGCAGATTGTGCACACTACCAG TTCCCACTGGTACACCGCTCAACCGTTGGAGGCCGCCACCCTACAGAGCATGCTCACACGCATCTTGGCCGTCAGAGAGGTTCACCAGCACCTGCAACACGGAGCAGCTCAGCATCAGCCCTCAGCCGCTGCCGACAATGACAGTTTACAGTGA
- the si:ch211-266o15.1 gene encoding zinc finger MYM-type protein 4 isoform X2, which translates to MAESEEFRLKRLKHEERLSRVFDEVMGLGDFADSSIGSASSSRSGGQDEAKGVDETSGRDEQQPVEEEDSNGSSKEEKMDEGTGESSCPRSSSPSTVRPSMFTLGTSKRGGGGGGGGGGSSGGAACDDALDGLPSFGPEEEEEEEEEDEEDEDWHLALPNAGKAKRKAVQTGVGSNTAPGQPFALQPREEEEDVEEEQEREGSTESANTSHSSKDHTPDNSRDGGVLNQTEETEDSQEGERSEAAPMEDSNPPLSTAINIKDEPIDEGYDNALLPQSSIRQIKEELENQEEELRISSVYSVGGGNAFTSPTVPAAVPAPPTTAIFIPGRGAVLQAMAPFPLRPTAPIPSSLPALAPAPLRPPPPSVPGSVRCSGCSKVLLKGQTAFQRKGSTQLFCSTVCLTGHLPAANKNRSCFQCNREILQPRDMITIPGDDNTYINFCGQFCLSVFRHKKKTSDKIPERRLEKKPEKPPEKPVERPPDKPVCSVCRVSNRQIEHEVTHQGRLHRLCSDACFVTWRKMRHLAMNCCEGCGLYCSSSSGSCQTLTIERTQLNFCGPTCISTYKQNCRKTVECAYCHKMAIVSFTIMERDQRGKVQLYCSSACVEQSRPPRHILTGTAFPCCLCKVSAVPQYHLAMVDGTIRNFCSYDCVTIYRKSGANSQPDLINGTSVLRDPSLRDAPRQGPSAGASSVPPIPQDHPSSVPYQGHHPSHTSVPPLVPPFPAMSSPSVPGPAQARAPAGQPLKPAEGGPSDPSKLTCHQCSKQFNIKPLLFSHQGHISMFCSKTCCEQYKTQKNILIMCEFCKQEKVLFDTISYNQQDLLFCGESCKQLFKHDLTSRNKEHPWRPCTYCAGISQKMLHSHYGGRMEEFCRPHCMSQYTVLYYGMGRCDGCRKQSYMTEKLQCLGSVRNFCNLPCLLQYCYLHFETSHHSSSNGTGMAPQKPFAPTQPHHSSKMNPVIADVVSLANGSASQPSVSADTALTGALPTSNVDGKNLDHASTQTDAMRVPMPRRRQMKNKSVLCRPFTMDQESMCQLPTPFDDLAALTLPSVSSSAGEEKVKVLMVPVPVPIFIPVPMNMYSQHTPVPMAMPVPVPVPIIVPPQRKDMKDTAVQSEPEAVEEEKQKDGPVTRADQSSSFNGDVKSKVVGPIIREDEETEKAVQANLPHTVSAESSTESTDPQLNTQTEGTTTASDPPSTSAEPQNPSSPMMDLEADIPNEPLDQKSPAPQRGVKRPREGYTSRKRGRRRTVTLNRSPVVTPVASKLNHLYGVKAWRSWVRQQNKHPRESNLVDIKEDVLQCDSAELSFALSHFIRDVRRPNGEAYSPDSIFYLCLGIQQYLFMKGRIENIFTDQLYSQFATKISGMLSLWKPRLLPSGGAVSSRVVESYLWECKQLGAYSPIVLLNTLLFFCTKNFSFTTLAQHQSLSFTNFTRHSKTCNRAGKVHYLRYHRSSPATAHTERFRKRQGEEEEDLEMLENVANPLHCPVRLYEFYLSRCPESVKTRTDVFFLQPEQIVHTTSSHWYTAQPLEAATLQSMLTRILAVREVHQHLQHGAAQHQPSAAADNDSLQ; encoded by the exons ATGGCGGAGTCGGAGGAGTTTAGACTGAAACGGTTGAAG CACGAGGAGCGCCTGTCCAGAGTGTTTGACGAAGTGATGGGGCTTGGAGACTTTGCTGACTCCTCCATAGGCTCTGCCAGCTCTTCCCGAAGTGGAGGCCAGGACGAGGCAAAGGGAGTCGACGAAACTTCAGGGCGAGATGAACAACAACCGGTAGAAGAAGAGGATAGCAACGGCAGCagtaaagaagaaaagatggaTGAAGGGACGGGAGAGTCATCCTGTCCTCGCAGTTCCTCCCCTTCCACTGTCCGACCCTCCATGTTTACCTTGGGAACTagcaaaagaggaggaggaggaggaggaggaggaggaggaagtagtGGAGGGGCAGCATGTGACGATGCACTAGATGGCCTTCCTTCGTTTGGgccagaagaagaggaagaagaagaagaagaggatgaagaagatgaagactGGCACTTAGCCTTGCCTAATGCGGGTAAGGCAAAACGAAAAGCAGTCCAAACAGGAGTCGGAAGCAACACAGCTCCAGGCCAACCCTTTGCTCTTCAgcccagagaggaggaagaggatgtggaggaggagcaagagAGGGAAGGGAGCACAGAGTCTGCTAACACCTCCCACTCCTCAAAGGACCACACGCCTGATAACAGCCGAG ATGGAGGCGTCCTGAACCAGACAGAGGAAACTGAAGATAGCCAGGAGGGAGAG AGGTCAGAGGCAGCTCCGATGGAGGACAGTAATCCCCCGTTGTCTACTGCAATCAATATTAAAGATGAGCCCATCGATGAGGGCTACGACAATGCTTTACTGCCTCAGAGCTCCATCAGACAGATcaaagaggagctggagaatCAGGAG gaggagctgaggatcaGCTCCGTCTACTCTGTCGGTGGAGGGAACGCCTTCACGTCGCCTACCG TTCCAGCAGCAGTCCCAGCTCCCCCTACGACGGCCATTTTTATCCCAGGTAGAGGTGCTGTCTTACAAGCCATGGCACCCTTCCCTCTCAGACCCACAGCTCCAATCCCAAGTTCCCTACCAGCTCTGGCACCAGCACCCCTACGCCCACCTCCGCCCTCCGTTCCCGGGAGCGTTCGCTGCAGTGGATGCTCTAAG GTTCTGCTGAAAGGCCAAACAGCGTTCCAAAGAAAAGGTTCGACGCAGCTCTTCTGCTCCACGGTCTGTCTGACCGGCCACCTGCCTGCAGCCAACAAGAACCGATCCTGTTTCCAGTGCAACAG ggaGATCCTTCAGCCCAGGGACATGATCACGATTCCGGGAGACGACAACACCTACATCAACTTCTGTGGCCAGttctgtctgtccgtctttAGACACAAGAAGAAAACGTCTGACAAGATTCCTGAAAGAAGACTAGAGAAGAAACCCGAGAAGCCGCCTGAGAAACCAGTGGAGCGACCGCCAGACAAACCCGTCTGCAGTGTCTGCCGAGTCTCTAATAGG CAGATTGAGCATGAGGTCACCCATCAAGGTCGTCTGCACAGACTCTGCAGTGATGCTTGCTTTGTAACATGGCGCAAGATGCGGCACTTAGCCATGAACTGCTGTGAAGGCTGCGGACTTTACTGTAGCAGCAGCTCAGGCTCCTGTCAGACGCTCACAATCGAAAGAACTCAGCTCAACTTCTGTGGTCCCACCTGTATTAGCACCTACAAACAG aaCTGCAGAAAGACTGTTGAATGTGCCTACTGTCACAAAATGGCAATAGTGTCTTTCACCATCATGGAACGAGACCAAAGGGGCAAAGTCCAGCTGTACTGTTCATCTGCTTGTGTAGAACAAAGTCGACCTCCAAGACACATCCTCACTG GTACTGCATTCCCCTGCTGCCTGTGCAAGGTGTCCGCTGTTCCTCAGTATCATCTGGCCATGGTGGATGGCACCATTCGTAACTTCTGCTCCTATGACTGTGTTACCATATACAGG AAGTCCGGGGCCAATTCTCAGCCGGACCTCATCAATGGAACCTCCGTTCTCAGGGACCCCTCCCTCAGAGATGCCCCCAGACAAGGGCCCTCTGCCGGAGCCAGCTCAGTCCCTCCCATCCCTCAGGACCACCCATCTTCAGTCCCCTACCAGGGCCACCATCCCAGTCATACCTCAGTGCCCCCATTGGTGCCTCCCTTCCCAGCCATgtcctccccctctgtcccaGGGCCAGCTCAGGCCAGAGCACCTGCTGGTCAGCCCCTGAAGCCAGCAGAGGGCGGGCCCAGTGACCCCTCGAAGCTGACCTGCCATCAGTGCAGCAAACAGTTCAACATTAAGCCGCTGCTATTCAGTCACCAA gGTCATATTTCTATGTTCTGCAGTAAGACGTGCTGTGAGCAGTATAAAACCCAGAAGAACATCCTGATTATGTGTGAGTTCTGTAAACAGGAGAAAGTGCTCTTTGACACCATCAGCTACAACCAACAGGACCTGCTCTTCTGTGGTGAAA GCTGTAAGCAACTTTTCAAACATGACCTGACATCTCGTAACAAGGAGCATCCTTGGCGTCCCTGCACCTACTGCGCCGGGATCAGCCAGAAGATGCTGCACAGCCACTACGGAGGCAGGATGGAGGAGTTCTGTAGACCCCACTGCATGTCCCAGTACACTGTGCTCTACTATGGG ATGGGTCGATGTGATGGTTGTAGGAAACAGAGCTACATGACCGAGAAGCTGCAGTGTTTGGGTTCAGTCCGTAATTTCTGCAACCTGCCCTGTCTGCTGCAGTACTGCTACCTGCATTTTGAGACGAGCCACCACAGCAGCAGTAACGGTACTGGAATGGCCCCACAAAAACCATTTG CTCCAACGCAGCCCCACCACTCCTCAAAGATGAACCCTGTCATAGCTGATGTCGTGTCACTGGCCAACGGCTCTGCCTCTCAGCCCAGTGTGTCAGCAGATACTGCTCTTACTG GAGCACTTCCGACCTCCAACGTTGACGGCAAGAACCTAGACCAT GCCAGTACTCAGACGGATGCCATGCGAGTGCCTATGCCCCGTCGACGTCAAATGAAGAATAAGTCAGTTCTATGTCGGCCCTTCACCATGGACCAAGAGAGCATGTGCCAACTGCCCACCCCCTTCGATGATTTAGCAG ctctgaCTCTGCCCTCAGTTAGCTCCTctgcaggagaggagaaggTGAAAGTGTTGATGGTGCCAGTCCCAGTACCGATCTTCATTCCAGTGCCTATGAACATGTACTCCCAGCACACACCTGTTCCTATGGCCATGCCCGTTCCT GTCCCAGTACCCATCATAGTACCACCACAGAGGAAGGACATGAAAGACACAGCAGTACAGTCAGAGCCGGAGGCtgtggaggaagaaaaacagaaagatggGCCTGTTACCAGAGCAG ACCAGAGCAGTTCTTTTAATGGAGACGTGAAGTCCAAGGTGGTCGGTCCCATAATCCGTGAAGATGAGGAAACTGAAAAGGCCGTACAAGCCAACCTGCCACATACTGTAAGTGCAGAGAGCAGCACAGAGTCAACTGATCCCCAACTTAATACCCAGACAGAGGGGACCACGACGGCAAGCGACCCACCATCCACCAGTGCTGAGCCTCAAAATCCCTCCTCTCCAATGATGGACTTGGAGGCTGACATCCCGAATG aACCGTTGGATCAGAAGTCACCTGCTCCACAGAGAGGTGTGAAGAGACCCAGAGAAGGTTACACGAGCCGGAAACGG GGTCGAAGACGAACTGTTACATTGAACCGCAGCCCGGTGGTGACTCCAGTAGCCTCCAAACTGAACCACCTGTACGGGGTTAAAGCCTGGAGGAGTTGGGTCcgacagcaaaacaaacacccTAGAGAAT CCAATCTAGTGGATATTAAAGAAGACGTCCTTCAGTGTGACTCTGCTGAGCTGAGCTTTGCCCTGTCTCACTTCATCAGAGACGTGAGGCGGCCCAATGGAGAGGCCTACAGCCCAGACAGCATCTTCTACCTCTGTCTGGGGATacagcag TATCTGTTCATGAAGGGCCGCATAGAGAACATCTTTACCGACCAGCTGTACAGTCAGTTTGCGACCAAGATCAGCGGGATGCTGTCACTCTGGAAACCTAGACTACTACCTAGTG GCGGTGCTGTCTCCTCCCGTGTGGTGGAGTCCTACCTGTGGGAGTGTAAGCAGCTGGGCGCCTACTCCCCCATAGTGTTGCTCAACACACTGCTCTTCTTCTGCACCAAAAACTTCAGCTTCACCACACTGGCGCAGCACCAAAGCCTCTCCTTTACCAACTTCACGCGACACTCCAAAACCTGCAACCGAGCCGGCAAGGTCCACTACCTCCGATACCACAGAAGCAGCCCTGCCACAGCACACACAG agcgattcagaaaaagacaaggagaggaagaggaggacctcGAGATGCTTGAAAATGTTGCTAACCCTCTACACTGTCCTGTCAGACTCTACGAGTTCTACCTCTCTAGatg CCCTGAGTCGGTGAAGACCAGAACTGACGTGTTTTTCCTGCAGCCTGAGCAGATTGTGCACACTACCAG TTCCCACTGGTACACCGCTCAACCGTTGGAGGCCGCCACCCTACAGAGCATGCTCACACGCATCTTGGCCGTCAGAGAGGTTCACCAGCACCTGCAACACGGAGCAGCTCAGCATCAGCCCTCAGCCGCTGCCGACAATGACAGTTTACAGTGA